From Geomonas agri, one genomic window encodes:
- a CDS encoding beta strand repeat-containing protein, producing MNFLKKGYWALLLLVCAVMLSCSGDTGKVSGTAAIGGKTTGKVLANDFQVTSDPTDQSQPAVAYDTVTHNRYLTVFVDSRNGQQIYGAISVGSDSLGQGVTGNVTSMAANPVNFAITAVAGNKSQPKVAFYQDPTDPANNSRYLVVWTDSRNGYGQIYGQFVSMTGALIGGNFAISTHTANVDINQNDPDLIYNDVTKKFVVAWIDTSIYDTDANHANDVTYTPAGTVSSITVGHIPVPMADNNLVRTIEVDPLTAATGNLQSVSRAVRTGSVTDSGSAITDTWLVNLNEAHPKLAFSPITGEVFVAWSGAASTVKLTITYTKTTTTGPPPVTTATFQSVVFTTTPNDDAPTKIKLRRNQGLGFVTDMSFGTATFSATNPTLAVDPNTNRLLVAWEDNNGGSTTGKNIQAQLMDLSGFTTYGNRITVSDAIGDQSAPVCAFDNVNQRFLVVWEDARNQSANLSNIDLYGQFVDPTGNLSGGYSIVTVATGNQLAPAVAFGDVNFRKFFVVWKDGRALSNSDIYGQLLEFSALPQLVITDSNDVPVLTGSHDFGNVDIASATPYADWNFKVRNDGNTQLTIESISDPASPFSLTTPKPVTINPGSSADMTVRFSPTGAGSYSGNSSNNYKLVFNSDGGQAVIYLSGAGTGTQPLSIASTSLPDATAGQVYIGTTLAANGGVIPYSSWTVTNGSLPTGLSLNSSTGAITGTVDAAALPSYTFTVSVTDNAGTKATKTFTMNVTSLTVNNTTLKAWTQGNPGYSDQLTASIGGVTLPKSSVTWSAVGSVPQGLLLAADGSITSTATGPVFAGTNTITVLATYTDTVANKTYTATKTISMTVNPALSITTSSLPPVVVGNDYTQKLVKVGGTPSYAWSITNGTLPPGLQLDPSTGDITGIPTGTGTALFTVQVTDGTGATASRALSILVNPTLSITTASLPPVTSGLTYLQQLVGSGGTRPYTWSISGNLPPGITLANGVLSGTASGAGDYDFIAQLKDNDGTLVTKLLTITVNTPGVSSSSIIYTDGAGTQTTSYAFGGKLTGSTTAASTIMLKNNGATPITIASVATTDASAFLASAQQNYTLASGQSLPVTILFNPQTVKNYNATLNITDSNGSVYPLTLTGFGVSSVAAVNGTTGTTGTTTIAYATVDPVLVASSMPATVAATNFTISSVIGVRLDNVQPSGTVNVDVTYNTLPANPVFYKVVGTTWTKITPVVRNGNTVTFAVKDNDDTQDSDPTLGHIQDPIVVGSVDTPSGGGDTGTNTPPTSSAGKSGCFIATAAYGSYLDPQVVVLRHFRDNVLLKSVPGRAFVAFYYKHSPPIADFIYEHGVLRMLTRWALTPLIFAVKYPLALLLLPVGVLFYRLRNLRMAVPTRENVQH from the coding sequence ATGAACTTCTTGAAAAAAGGTTACTGGGCACTGCTGTTGCTCGTCTGCGCGGTCATGCTCAGTTGTTCGGGGGACACGGGGAAGGTTTCCGGTACTGCCGCGATTGGTGGTAAGACTACGGGCAAGGTCCTGGCCAATGACTTCCAGGTTACCAGCGATCCCACCGACCAGTCCCAACCGGCGGTGGCATACGACACGGTTACCCATAACCGCTACCTGACTGTTTTCGTTGACAGCAGGAACGGCCAGCAGATCTACGGCGCTATCAGCGTCGGGTCGGATTCTTTGGGGCAGGGGGTCACCGGCAACGTGACCTCGATGGCTGCCAACCCGGTGAACTTCGCCATTACCGCGGTGGCCGGCAACAAGTCCCAGCCCAAGGTCGCTTTCTACCAGGACCCTACTGATCCTGCCAATAACAGCAGGTACCTGGTGGTCTGGACCGACTCCCGTAACGGCTATGGCCAGATCTACGGCCAGTTCGTCAGCATGACCGGCGCGCTGATCGGCGGCAATTTCGCGATCTCGACCCACACAGCCAACGTCGACATCAACCAGAATGATCCGGACCTCATTTACAACGATGTCACCAAGAAGTTCGTGGTTGCCTGGATAGACACTTCCATATATGACACGGATGCCAACCACGCCAACGACGTCACCTACACCCCGGCTGGCACCGTCAGCTCCATCACGGTTGGTCATATACCGGTGCCCATGGCGGACAACAACCTTGTGCGCACCATCGAAGTAGATCCTCTCACCGCCGCCACGGGCAACTTGCAGTCCGTCTCCCGAGCGGTCAGAACCGGGTCTGTCACCGACAGCGGTTCCGCCATCACCGACACCTGGTTGGTAAATCTGAACGAGGCTCACCCCAAACTCGCCTTCAGCCCCATCACCGGCGAGGTGTTCGTCGCGTGGAGTGGTGCAGCCAGTACCGTGAAACTGACCATCACCTATACCAAGACCACCACCACTGGGCCGCCCCCGGTTACCACCGCTACCTTCCAGAGCGTCGTCTTTACCACGACTCCGAATGATGATGCTCCGACCAAGATCAAGCTGCGCAGGAACCAGGGGCTCGGCTTCGTAACCGACATGAGCTTCGGCACTGCCACCTTCAGCGCTACCAACCCGACCCTTGCCGTCGATCCGAATACCAACAGGCTGCTGGTGGCTTGGGAGGACAACAACGGCGGCAGCACCACCGGCAAAAACATCCAGGCCCAACTCATGGACCTCTCCGGTTTCACCACCTACGGCAACCGGATCACCGTGTCTGACGCGATCGGCGACCAGTCAGCGCCGGTGTGCGCGTTCGACAACGTCAACCAGCGCTTCCTGGTTGTGTGGGAAGACGCCCGTAACCAGAGCGCCAACCTGAGCAACATCGATCTCTACGGCCAATTCGTCGACCCGACCGGCAACCTCTCCGGCGGCTACTCCATCGTCACCGTAGCTACCGGCAACCAGCTTGCGCCGGCTGTCGCCTTCGGCGATGTCAACTTCAGGAAGTTCTTCGTGGTTTGGAAGGACGGCCGCGCCCTCAGCAACTCCGACATCTACGGGCAGCTCCTTGAATTCTCCGCACTGCCCCAGTTGGTGATCACCGACAGCAACGATGTACCTGTTCTTACCGGCTCGCATGACTTCGGCAACGTCGACATCGCCAGCGCGACTCCCTATGCAGACTGGAACTTCAAGGTTCGCAACGACGGCAACACCCAGCTGACCATCGAGTCGATCTCCGACCCTGCGTCGCCGTTCTCGCTGACTACACCGAAACCGGTAACCATCAATCCCGGCAGCAGCGCGGACATGACCGTTCGTTTCTCGCCGACTGGCGCCGGCTCCTACTCCGGCAACTCGTCCAACAACTACAAGCTGGTGTTCAACTCCGACGGCGGCCAGGCCGTGATCTACCTCTCTGGCGCCGGCACCGGCACCCAGCCGCTTTCCATCGCCAGCACATCCCTGCCGGACGCGACCGCCGGCCAGGTATATATCGGAACCACTCTGGCAGCCAACGGCGGCGTGATTCCCTACAGCAGCTGGACTGTCACGAACGGCTCGCTCCCCACTGGTCTCAGCCTGAACAGCAGCACCGGTGCCATCACCGGCACCGTTGACGCGGCGGCACTCCCGTCCTATACCTTCACGGTATCCGTCACCGACAACGCCGGTACCAAGGCGACTAAGACCTTCACCATGAACGTCACGTCGCTCACCGTCAACAACACCACTTTGAAGGCTTGGACCCAGGGAAACCCTGGTTACTCCGATCAGCTCACCGCATCCATCGGCGGAGTCACCCTTCCGAAGAGCAGCGTCACCTGGAGTGCAGTTGGCTCGGTACCCCAGGGACTCTTGCTCGCCGCAGACGGCAGCATCACCTCCACGGCAACCGGTCCGGTCTTTGCCGGTACCAACACCATTACGGTTTTGGCCACCTATACCGACACCGTCGCCAACAAGACCTACACGGCCACCAAGACCATCAGCATGACCGTTAACCCGGCCCTTTCGATCACCACCAGCAGCCTTCCGCCGGTCGTTGTCGGCAATGACTACACTCAGAAACTGGTCAAGGTGGGTGGCACGCCGTCCTACGCCTGGTCGATCACCAACGGCACTCTGCCGCCTGGCCTCCAGCTCGACCCCAGCACCGGCGATATCACCGGTATCCCGACCGGAACAGGCACCGCCCTTTTCACCGTTCAGGTCACCGACGGTACCGGCGCAACTGCCTCGCGCGCCCTAAGCATTCTTGTCAACCCGACGCTGTCGATCACCACCGCATCTCTTCCCCCGGTCACCAGCGGTTTGACCTACCTGCAGCAGCTCGTTGGCAGCGGCGGTACCAGGCCCTACACCTGGTCCATATCCGGCAACCTGCCGCCGGGAATCACCCTCGCTAACGGCGTTTTGAGCGGTACGGCCTCCGGCGCAGGCGATTACGACTTCATCGCCCAATTGAAGGACAACGACGGCACGCTGGTCACCAAGCTGCTGACCATCACCGTCAACACTCCGGGCGTTTCGTCCAGTTCGATCATCTACACCGACGGTGCAGGTACCCAGACCACCTCCTATGCTTTCGGCGGCAAGCTGACTGGTAGCACTACTGCAGCTTCCACTATCATGTTGAAAAACAATGGCGCCACTCCGATCACTATTGCTTCAGTGGCGACGACCGATGCCAGCGCCTTCCTGGCCAGCGCCCAGCAAAATTACACCCTTGCCAGCGGCCAGTCGCTGCCGGTGACGATACTGTTCAACCCGCAAACGGTTAAGAACTACAACGCCACCTTGAATATCACCGACAGTAACGGCAGCGTCTACCCGCTGACCCTTACCGGCTTCGGTGTCAGTTCCGTTGCCGCTGTTAACGGCACCACCGGTACTACCGGGACCACGACCATAGCATACGCGACCGTTGACCCCGTGCTGGTTGCCTCTTCCATGCCGGCGACCGTGGCTGCCACCAACTTCACCATCAGCTCCGTAATCGGCGTCCGACTCGACAACGTGCAGCCCAGCGGCACCGTCAACGTCGACGTCACCTACAACACGCTCCCCGCCAACCCGGTATTCTACAAGGTGGTCGGCACGACATGGACCAAGATCACTCCCGTTGTCCGTAACGGCAACACGGTCACTTTCGCTGTCAAGGATAACGACGACACGCAGGACTCCGACCCCACCCTCGGTCACATCCAGGATCCGATCGTGGTTGGCAGCGTGGATACGCCCAGCGGCGGCGGCGATACCGGCACTAACACACCGCCGACATCCTCCGCAGGCAAGAGCGGTTGCTTCATCGCTACCGCGGCATACGGCAGCTACCTCGATCCGCAGGTCGTTGTGCTCAGGCACTTCCGCGACAACGTGCTGCTCAAGTCCGTACCGGGCCGTGCCTTCGTCGCGTTCTACTACAAGCACAGCCCGCCGATCGCGGACTTCATCTATGAGCATGGCGTCCTGAGGATGCTGACCCGCTGGGCGCTCACCCCGCTCATCTTTGCGGTGAAATATCCGCTGGCCCTGCTGCTCCTCCCGGTTGGGGTGCTCTTCTATCGCCTGCGCAACCTGCGCATGGCGGTGCCGACCAGGGAGAACGTACAGCACTAG
- a CDS encoding disulfide isomerase DsbC N-terminal domain-containing protein, with amino-acid sequence MLKKLLVLCFVALTVTACSKAPAKEQVQETIKKFIPMDFEVLQISEKDYAGLYEVVVSVKKQPVVFYVDKKCQYIFSGSIMSAQTKANLTEDTLKKFQNK; translated from the coding sequence ATGTTAAAGAAGTTGTTGGTTCTTTGCTTCGTAGCTTTGACCGTTACGGCCTGCTCCAAGGCACCCGCCAAGGAGCAGGTCCAGGAAACAATAAAGAAGTTCATCCCGATGGATTTCGAGGTGCTGCAGATCTCGGAGAAGGATTACGCGGGCCTCTACGAAGTGGTCGTCAGCGTCAAGAAACAGCCGGTAGTCTTCTACGTCGATAAGAAATGCCAGTACATTTTTTCCGGTAGCATCATGTCGGCCCAGACCAAGGCAAACCTTACCGAGGACACCCTGAAAAAATTCCAGAACAAGTAA
- the aroC gene encoding chorismate synthase: protein MFRYLTAGESHGPQLTAIIEGLPSGLKLSESDINADLLRRQGGYGRGGRMKIETDRASIRSGVRWGETLGSPITLVVENSDWVNWEQRMSVNPEHRDDSIRVTRARPGHADLPGAMKYAHNDVRNILERSSARETAVRVAVGAVAKAYLARFGIAVTGCVVELGGVKAERPDLSVKALQDAIASSPVYTYDAKAGGEMVEAIDRAKAAGDTLGGVVEVRVTGIPVGLGSHVQWDRRLDARLAAAVMSIQAFKGVEIGAGFETARLPGSQVHDEIYFDEQRVARGEKTGFYRNTNRAGGLEGGITNGEEIVVYGAMKPIPTLYTPLKSVDILTKEPFEATVERSDCCAVPAASVVAEAVVAVEIVNAFMEKFGGDSVAETARNYSSYIEYLREF from the coding sequence ATGTTCAGATACCTTACCGCGGGTGAATCGCATGGCCCGCAGTTGACCGCCATCATAGAAGGGCTCCCCTCTGGGCTCAAGCTCAGCGAAAGCGACATCAACGCGGATCTTTTGCGCCGGCAGGGTGGGTATGGCCGTGGCGGCCGCATGAAGATAGAGACCGACCGTGCCAGCATCCGCTCCGGCGTGCGCTGGGGCGAGACCCTGGGGTCCCCGATTACCTTGGTCGTGGAAAATTCAGACTGGGTGAACTGGGAACAGCGCATGTCGGTGAATCCCGAGCACCGCGACGATTCCATCCGTGTTACCCGCGCCCGGCCCGGACATGCCGACCTTCCTGGGGCCATGAAGTATGCCCACAACGACGTGCGCAACATCCTCGAGCGCTCCAGCGCCCGGGAAACTGCAGTCCGTGTCGCGGTAGGGGCGGTAGCCAAGGCTTACCTGGCCCGTTTCGGTATCGCCGTGACCGGTTGCGTTGTGGAGTTGGGCGGAGTTAAGGCGGAGCGTCCTGATCTTTCCGTGAAGGCGCTCCAGGATGCCATCGCTTCTTCGCCGGTCTACACCTATGACGCTAAGGCCGGGGGCGAGATGGTAGAAGCCATCGATCGCGCCAAGGCCGCTGGCGATACTCTTGGTGGCGTGGTCGAGGTCAGAGTGACCGGCATCCCGGTTGGGCTTGGCAGCCACGTGCAGTGGGATCGCAGGCTGGATGCGCGTCTGGCCGCCGCCGTGATGAGCATCCAGGCCTTCAAGGGTGTGGAAATCGGCGCGGGGTTCGAGACCGCACGGCTCCCGGGCTCCCAGGTGCACGACGAGATCTACTTCGACGAGCAGCGCGTGGCCCGTGGTGAGAAGACCGGCTTTTACCGCAACACCAACCGCGCCGGCGGACTCGAGGGCGGTATCACCAACGGCGAGGAGATCGTTGTGTACGGTGCCATGAAGCCGATCCCGACCCTGTACACGCCCCTCAAGTCAGTCGACATCCTGACCAAGGAGCCGTTCGAAGCGACCGTCGAGCGTTCGGACTGCTGTGCGGTCCCCGCGGCATCGGTTGTTGCAGAGGCCGTGGTTGCAGTCGAGATCGTTAATGCCTTCATGGAAAAATTCGGCGGGGATTCGGTGGCCGAAACTGCCAGGAACTACTCGTCCTACATCGAATACCTGCGAGAGTTCTAG
- a CDS encoding shikimate kinase: MSSFQNIFLTGFMGCGKTSVGRLLAQRLNWSFVDLDQAIVDAAGRSIKDIFAQDGEPAFRELETQILARVASGSGQVVSTGGGVVIASANRAVMRSHGCIVNLTATVETIAQRVSGDSERPLLADDASLSRIRSMLDGREQFYADADVRIDTTGKEIAVVAEQVLEYCKGSL, encoded by the coding sequence ATGAGTAGTTTTCAAAACATCTTTCTCACCGGCTTCATGGGATGCGGCAAGACCAGCGTTGGACGGCTGCTGGCGCAGCGGCTTAACTGGTCCTTCGTCGACCTCGACCAGGCCATCGTCGATGCGGCCGGGCGCAGCATCAAGGACATCTTCGCCCAGGATGGCGAACCCGCCTTCCGCGAACTGGAGACCCAAATCCTGGCACGGGTCGCGTCGGGATCGGGTCAGGTCGTCTCCACCGGCGGCGGCGTGGTGATCGCGTCCGCCAATCGGGCTGTGATGCGCAGCCACGGCTGCATCGTGAACCTCACCGCGACCGTGGAAACCATCGCGCAGCGTGTGAGCGGCGACAGCGAGCGACCATTACTGGCGGACGACGCATCGTTGTCGAGGATCCGCAGCATGCTGGATGGCCGCGAGCAGTTTTATGCCGATGCAGACGTCCGTATCGACACCACTGGCAAGGAGATCGCTGTGGTTGCCGAACAGGTACTTGAGTACTGTAAGGGGTCTTTGTGA
- the aroB gene encoding 3-dehydroquinate synthase, with translation MNVQQIKVALGERSYDIQLGAGILGTIGTLCRELGLTGTAAVVSNTTVAPLYYESVRAAMEAAGYQVLLVSLPDGESYKNSATLNQIYDALVDASLDRGSFILALGGGVIGDMAGFAAASYLRGIPFVQLPTTLLSQVDSSVGGKTGINHPRGKNLIGAFYQPKAVLIDVMTLDTLPEREFRAGLGEIVKYGAVLDGDFFTFLEANVAALLARDKEALIEAVARSCSIKAKVVAVDEREGGVRAVLNYGHTLGHAVETLTEYTTFLHGEAVAIGMVQAAKISQRFGFCSQNDRDRIEALIAALGLPAELPAFPSEHYVEALSHDKKVRDKGLLFICNRGIGAYKMERVTDLKVLLEICA, from the coding sequence GTGAACGTCCAACAGATAAAAGTGGCTCTTGGAGAGCGGAGCTACGACATACAACTTGGCGCAGGTATCCTGGGCACTATCGGCACCCTCTGCCGCGAACTTGGGCTGACCGGCACCGCTGCCGTCGTCTCCAATACCACCGTCGCACCCCTGTACTACGAGTCGGTGCGCGCCGCCATGGAGGCAGCCGGGTACCAGGTGCTCCTGGTATCGCTTCCCGACGGTGAGTCGTACAAGAACAGCGCCACGCTGAACCAGATCTACGATGCACTCGTGGACGCCTCGCTTGATCGCGGCTCCTTCATCCTTGCTTTGGGTGGCGGGGTGATCGGGGACATGGCCGGCTTTGCTGCGGCCAGTTACCTGCGCGGTATCCCTTTCGTGCAGCTTCCCACCACGCTTTTATCCCAGGTCGACTCCAGCGTAGGAGGCAAGACCGGCATCAACCACCCCCGCGGCAAGAACCTGATCGGCGCATTCTACCAGCCCAAGGCGGTTTTGATCGACGTGATGACGCTGGATACGCTGCCGGAGCGGGAATTCCGCGCCGGTTTGGGTGAGATTGTCAAGTACGGCGCCGTGCTGGACGGCGACTTCTTCACGTTCCTTGAGGCGAACGTCGCGGCGCTGCTGGCGCGTGACAAGGAAGCCCTTATCGAGGCCGTTGCCCGCAGTTGCTCCATCAAGGCCAAGGTGGTGGCGGTTGACGAGAGGGAAGGTGGGGTACGCGCGGTGCTTAACTACGGCCATACCCTGGGGCACGCCGTGGAGACCCTTACCGAATACACCACGTTCCTGCACGGTGAGGCCGTGGCCATCGGCATGGTGCAGGCGGCGAAGATCTCGCAGCGGTTCGGTTTCTGTAGCCAGAACGACCGGGACCGGATCGAGGCGCTCATCGCCGCGCTGGGGCTCCCCGCCGAGCTCCCCGCGTTCCCGTCGGAGCACTACGTGGAGGCTCTCTCCCACGACAAGAAGGTGCGCGACAAGGGGTTGCTCTTCATCTGCAACCGCGGCATCGGCGCCTACAAGATGGAACGGGTCACCGACCTCAAAGTACTGCTTGAGATCTGCGCATAG
- a CDS encoding tetratricopeptide repeat protein: MVEDALSFWTEIQRYEDMLAADAKSLCFAPLSDLYRKLGLLDDAVSVAQKGCTAHPEYALGFVALGNACYAKGMTPEARQALERAIALKPDHIQAMKVLSQLYVELGELTLARQVLGEVLAQDPEDLESSMLLSSIGSAPAIPPAGAAEEEVLEDLEIIEDLEVLDEESEAEIATAPSPAPAPSSPAAAPPATEAADDIWAIEDLEEVAEAPAPAAAQARAAVPDPLTTATLAELYVSQGFLDKALAIYRELITAHPGNEQYRLRHDELVEQQQLQQAPSAEPGPAAVAAAPAAPATPVVPAVPAAPAAPSAFAAHEAPAAMEVPISIEEIAVPAVFAGMESPAQQEAAPLEQPHAPEEPEDGADLENSLQRWLENIRRRRDGV, encoded by the coding sequence ATGGTAGAGGACGCGTTGTCGTTTTGGACTGAGATTCAGCGTTACGAAGACATGCTGGCAGCGGATGCAAAATCGCTCTGCTTCGCACCGCTCTCCGACCTGTATCGGAAGCTCGGCCTTCTGGATGATGCCGTCTCCGTGGCCCAGAAAGGTTGCACCGCGCACCCGGAATATGCGCTTGGTTTCGTCGCCTTGGGCAACGCCTGCTACGCGAAAGGGATGACTCCGGAGGCGCGGCAGGCCCTGGAAAGGGCCATCGCCCTCAAACCGGATCACATCCAGGCCATGAAGGTGCTGAGCCAGCTCTACGTCGAGCTCGGCGAGTTGACGCTTGCCCGCCAGGTACTGGGAGAAGTGCTGGCGCAAGACCCCGAAGATTTGGAGAGCAGCATGCTCTTAAGCTCGATCGGTTCTGCTCCAGCCATTCCCCCCGCTGGGGCGGCCGAAGAGGAAGTGCTCGAAGACCTTGAGATCATTGAGGACCTGGAGGTGCTCGATGAGGAATCGGAGGCAGAGATAGCCACCGCGCCTTCGCCAGCGCCGGCCCCGTCGTCCCCGGCAGCCGCACCGCCTGCTACCGAGGCAGCGGACGATATCTGGGCCATCGAAGACCTAGAGGAGGTTGCCGAAGCGCCCGCTCCCGCCGCGGCCCAGGCCCGTGCCGCCGTTCCTGATCCGCTCACTACGGCGACCCTGGCTGAGTTGTACGTGTCCCAAGGGTTCCTGGACAAGGCACTCGCCATCTACCGGGAACTGATCACGGCGCACCCTGGCAACGAGCAGTACCGCCTCAGGCACGATGAGCTCGTAGAACAGCAGCAGTTGCAGCAGGCACCGTCGGCAGAGCCCGGCCCCGCCGCAGTTGCCGCAGCACCTGCCGCTCCCGCAACACCGGTGGTCCCTGCCGTTCCCGCAGCACCTGCTGCTCCCTCCGCCTTCGCTGCGCATGAAGCGCCCGCCGCCATGGAAGTACCCATCAGCATCGAGGAAATCGCTGTCCCCGCTGTTTTTGCCGGGATGGAATCGCCGGCGCAGCAGGAAGCGGCACCGTTGGAGCAGCCCCACGCGCCGGAGGAACCTGAGGACGGAGCTGACCTCGAGAACTCGCTGCAACGCTGGCTGGAAAACATAAGGAGAAGAAGAGATGGGGTTTAG
- a CDS encoding roadblock/LC7 domain-containing protein codes for MGFREILKRIVEESGGLGGVIMGYDGIAIEEYLREAGGLDVQTMTIEYASVLKEIKRTVGVLKTGELEEVSIITEKCCIIVRGISEDFFGALVLPADGNFGKARFLLKRSAPGFRESLQ; via the coding sequence ATGGGGTTTAGGGAGATTCTGAAGCGGATAGTCGAGGAAAGCGGCGGCTTGGGCGGGGTCATCATGGGGTACGACGGCATCGCCATCGAGGAGTACCTGCGCGAGGCCGGCGGGCTGGACGTGCAGACCATGACCATTGAGTACGCTTCTGTGCTCAAGGAGATCAAACGGACGGTGGGTGTGCTCAAGACCGGCGAATTGGAAGAGGTTTCCATCATCACCGAGAAATGCTGCATCATCGTGCGCGGCATCAGCGAAGACTTCTTCGGGGCGCTGGTGCTCCCGGCCGACGGCAACTTCGGCAAGGCCCGGTTCCTCCTGAAACGCTCCGCTCCGGGGTTCCGGGAGTCGCTGCAATGA
- the aroQ gene encoding type II 3-dehydroquinate dehydratase, whose amino-acid sequence MKILVLHGPNLNLLGIREPGVYGTATLDTINQALRELAAQLSLELDIVQSNSEGALVDAIQGAMGTCQGILINPAAYTHTSVAIRDAIAATALPAVEVHLSNVHAREPFRSHSFIAPVAVGQICGFGPDSYLLGLRALAKRLGK is encoded by the coding sequence GTGAAGATCCTGGTCCTGCACGGGCCGAACCTGAATCTGCTCGGGATTCGGGAGCCGGGCGTCTACGGTACCGCCACCCTGGACACCATCAACCAGGCTCTCAGGGAACTGGCGGCGCAACTGTCGCTGGAACTGGACATCGTGCAAAGTAACAGCGAAGGCGCCCTGGTAGACGCCATTCAGGGGGCCATGGGCACCTGCCAGGGCATCCTGATCAACCCCGCTGCCTACACCCACACCAGCGTCGCCATCCGCGATGCCATCGCCGCCACTGCGCTTCCCGCTGTCGAGGTTCACCTCTCCAACGTGCATGCCCGGGAGCCCTTTCGAAGCCACAGTTTCATAGCCCCGGTAGCGGTCGGTCAGATCTGCGGTTTCGGCCCTGACAGCTACCTTTTGGGGCTGCGCGCCCTTGCCAAACGGCTGGGAAAATAA
- a CDS encoding aminopeptidase P family protein: protein MIGNRILAARECLKRLNADLLLVLNLSNIRYLAGFTGSEGLLLLSPEDGWFLTDSRYTSQAGAEVTGAKVIEFSNRMDTLVELLQQSGATRVAFEAGSTTVAFYQELCARTPEIEYLSADTEMVGLRTVKDAGELEILERVAAIASEALLETVARLKPGMTESEVAWMLEVAMRERGAEGKSFDFIVASGERGALPHGRASEKKLVAGELVTIDYGAIYRGYCSDETVTVCLGQPNAKQREVYETVLAAQRAALESVHPGLSFRDLDAKARDYIGAKGFGEYFGHGLGHGVGIDIHEHPTASPRSKHVIREGMVFTIEPGIYIPGWGGVRIEDTVVVEQNCCRPITRVPKELMIL, encoded by the coding sequence ATGATAGGTAACAGAATCCTTGCGGCCCGAGAATGCCTGAAACGCTTGAATGCCGATCTGTTGCTGGTCCTCAATTTAAGCAACATCCGGTACCTCGCCGGGTTCACCGGCAGTGAAGGGCTGCTGCTACTCTCTCCAGAAGACGGGTGGTTTCTCACCGACTCCCGTTACACCTCACAGGCTGGCGCCGAGGTTACGGGCGCGAAGGTTATCGAGTTTTCCAACCGGATGGATACGCTGGTCGAATTGCTGCAGCAAAGCGGCGCGACCAGGGTGGCCTTCGAAGCCGGCTCCACCACAGTCGCTTTCTACCAGGAGCTTTGCGCCAGGACGCCGGAGATCGAGTACCTTTCCGCCGACACGGAGATGGTCGGCTTGAGGACGGTTAAGGATGCCGGCGAACTTGAGATCCTCGAGCGGGTGGCGGCGATCGCCTCCGAAGCGCTCCTGGAGACCGTGGCGCGCCTGAAGCCCGGCATGACCGAGAGCGAAGTGGCCTGGATGCTTGAAGTCGCCATGCGGGAGAGAGGGGCAGAGGGTAAATCCTTCGATTTCATCGTCGCCTCCGGTGAACGCGGCGCCCTGCCGCACGGCCGCGCCTCGGAGAAGAAGCTGGTGGCGGGAGAGTTGGTCACCATCGATTACGGCGCCATCTACCGCGGCTATTGTTCCGACGAGACGGTGACAGTATGCTTGGGCCAGCCCAACGCGAAGCAGCGCGAGGTGTACGAAACGGTGCTGGCGGCCCAGCGGGCGGCCCTCGAGTCAGTTCATCCGGGGCTGAGTTTCCGCGACCTGGATGCCAAGGCGCGCGACTACATCGGGGCAAAAGGATTCGGCGAATATTTCGGGCACGGACTCGGACACGGGGTCGGCATCGACATCCATGAACACCCGACGGCCTCGCCGCGCAGCAAGCACGTGATCCGGGAGGGGATGGTGTTCACCATCGAGCCCGGGATCTATATCCCCGGGTGGGGCGGAGTCCGCATCGAGGACACCGTGGTGGTCGAGCAGAACTGCTGCCGGCCCATCACCAGGGTACCCAAGGAATTGATGATCCTCTAA
- the accB gene encoding acetyl-CoA carboxylase biotin carboxyl carrier protein — protein sequence MDIKDLKMLIKMVTETDITEFELENADDKVVIKRGCSAPQFQMQAPVAYQYAPAAPVAAAAPAAAPAAAAPAAAEKEQGDVLTSPIVGTFYRAPAPDAAPFVEVGQIVEKGQVLCIVEAMKLMNEIEAEFKCKIVKICKENAQPVEYGDTLFVVEKL from the coding sequence GTGGATATAAAAGACCTGAAGATGCTGATCAAGATGGTAACGGAGACCGACATCACCGAGTTCGAGCTGGAGAACGCCGATGACAAGGTAGTCATCAAGAGGGGCTGCAGCGCGCCCCAGTTCCAGATGCAGGCGCCCGTCGCCTACCAGTACGCTCCGGCCGCTCCCGTCGCTGCCGCAGCTCCGGCTGCCGCTCCCGCCGCTGCCGCCCCGGCTGCTGCCGAGAAAGAGCAGGGCGACGTGCTCACCTCCCCCATCGTCGGCACCTTCTACCGCGCTCCGGCTCCGGACGCCGCTCCCTTCGTGGAAGTCGGCCAGATCGTCGAGAAGGGGCAGGTCCTCTGCATCGTCGAGGCGATGAAGCTCATGAACGAGATCGAGGCCGAGTTCAAGTGCAAGATCGTGAAGATCTGCAAGGAGAACGCGCAGCCGGTCGAGTACGGCGACACCCTGTTCGTGGTGGAGAAGCTTTAA